The window TCGTCGTCATGAGGTCGCGGTTGGCGGCCGCCATGTCGAAGGGCTTCTCCTCCGGCATCGAGTTCTTGGCCTCAGCCAGCGCGGCGGCCTGCAAACTCGTCTGCGTCCCGGCGAGCTGGGCGCTCTGTCCGGACTTGCCGACCCAGTTGCCGATGTCGGCCATGAACTGCCGGGCCTGGTCGCCCGCCTTGCCCTGCCAGTCGGCCTGACTGTTGTTGATGGCGTTCGCGACATCCGTCTGGAACTGGACCATCTTGTTGCCAGCCTCGGTATAGGCCGCCCCCATGTCGCCGACCTGGTCAGGGTCGACGCCCTCAGTGACCATGGTCCTGAGGTTGCCGTGCTCATAGCTCATGTAGTTCGTCGGAGGCATCCCAGGCGGCGGGCGTGTGTCGACGCCCTGCGCGAGTTGGGCGGCCTGGGCGCTCATCTCCTGGTTGTACTGCTCGTTCACCTCACTGTTGCGGGTGAACCGCTTCCAGATCTCCCACCACTCGGCGTTCTCGATCTCCTGGTCGACCTGCTGCTCAGCGTGCTCCCGCACCTCGGCATCGCTGTCGGAGGTGCCCTTGCGCTCGATGTAGTAGCGGCTGTTGGGATCGTAGGTGGGGTCATATGAGGGGTGGTCGCGCTGCCCATTGCGCGACACATCCACCGTGGTCTGATTCCCCTGCGGCGGGGTGTACGCGGTCCTGACTGGTCCAGGCATTGGTCAATCCCTCCGATACCTAGGGCAGTTCCGGCTCGACAAGCTTCGCGGCTTCCAGCACGGCCGGGCAGAGCTTCTCACCGGAGGCGCCGGCAGCTTGCACATCGACCCGCGACTTCTCGGTGACCTCGATGGAAATCGCGCAGCCTGAGCCGCCACCACGAAGGGTCTGCACGGCCTTGCGCGAACCAACGGTCACGGGCTTGGGGGCCCCGTCTCCGCGAACATCCTTGATGCCAAGCGTTTCGAACAAGCCGACATCAATCGAGTAGCTGTCGGTGGTGGTCCCTTTGTCGACACGCCATTGACATCCACGTGATTTCCCCACGGTGGCATCCTCGCCCGGCTCAGCGATTCCGAGAGTGCGCATAGCCGACGCGTCAAGAAGGTCACAAGGGTCGACAGACTTCAGGGGGGACTCGTCGGTGCTTGGCTTAGTCGCCGATGACTTCGTCGTCGGCGACGGGCTACCGCTGGAAGTCGGCTCGGGCTGAGCAGTGGGCGAACCCGGGGTTTTGTCCGAGCAACCGGCCAGCATCAGAGTGAGTACGGCGACTAGGACGAGCGGGCGCTTCACGTGGTTTCCTTCACCTTCGCATCTGTTGAGCATTCGTTCACTTGAGCTTGCTCGCAGCAGCCTCGTCGGTGTTGCGGTAGTTGGCCATGGCCTGCATGATGCCTTCTTCCGCCTTTGTCAGCGACGCACGGAATTCCTTCAGTTGCGTGTTGAATCCCTGACCGTCATTAGCCACCTGCTGCAGGTGGGGCTTCATCACACGAGCACCGTTGCTGTCGCCCAGCATCGCTTGCTCGTTGAGCCTGCTCAACTGGTTGGCCTCGCTGTCAACCCACTTCACCATGTCTCGAATGGCACGAAGGAGGGCCTCGCCGCCCTCTTCGTTGACCGAGAACGCCCCACTCGCCGCCCCAGTCGCGAAATCCGACATGGATTTGCCGATCGTGCTGCCGATCGAAGCGCCGCCCGCGTCGTCGATGTACATGTTTGCCCCTAGTCCGATCGCCTGCCAGACCCCAAGGGCACGGTACCAATCGCCCGTGGTGTCCGTCTTGTGTGTGACGAAATGGCCTGACGTCCGGTTCCCCGGAAACGCGAGGTCCCCCGCACGGACCATGCGGGGGACCTTCGTGCGCGAAAACTCAGCCGAAGCGGCCCGAGATGTAGTCCTCGGTGGCCTTCTGACCTGGGTTGGAGAAGATCCGCTCGGTGTCGTCGATCTCGATCAGCCGTCCGGGCTGGCCGACGCCCGCGAGGTTGAAGAACGCGGTCTGGTCACTCACACGGGCAGCTTGCTGCATGTTGTGGGTGACGATCACGATCGTGTAGTCCTTCTTCAACTCCCCGATCAGGTCCTCGATCGCCAGCGTGGAGATCGGGTCCAGGGCCGAGCACGGCTCGTCCATCAGGAGCACGTCCGGCTGGACCGCGATGGCGCGGGCGATGCACAGACGCTGCTGCTGACCGCCGGACAGGCCGCCGCCGGGCTTGGCGAGGCGGTCCTTGACCTCCGCCCACAGGTTGGCGCCGCGCAGGGCTCGTTCGGCTACCTCGTCGAGTTTGCGCTTGTCGCGCTCGCCCGCCAGCTTGAGGCCCGCGACGACGTTGTCGCGGATCGACATCGTGGGGAACGGGTTGGGCCGCTGGAACACCATGCCGATGGTGCGCCGCACGGACACCGGGTCGACCGTCGAGGCGTAGATGTCCTCGCCGTCGAGGAGGACCTTGCCCTCGGCGCGGGCGCCGGGGATCACCTCGTGCATGCGGTTGAGCGACCGCAGCACCGTCGACTTGCCGCAGCCCGAGGGGCCGATGAACGCGGTGACATTGCGCGGGGGCACTGCCAGCGAAACCTTGTCCACGGCGTGGAACTTGCCGTAGTACAGGTTCAGGTCTTTCACGTCGATGCGCTTGGCCATGGTTGCTTACCGCCCGCTCACTTGGTCTTCAGAGACGTCAGCCGCGAGATCAGGGATCCCAGCAGGTTGAACACGGTGATGATCAGAATCAGGGTGACCGCCGCGCCCCAGACCCGCGCTTCGCCGACCTCGTTGGTGGTCAGCCGCTCGGAGGTCATGAGCAGCGGCAGCGAGGACATGCTGCCGCCGAACGGGTCGTAGTTGATGAAGGTCGTGTACCCGACGAGCACCAGCACCGGCGCGGTCTCGCCCATGACGCGGGCGATGGCCAGCGAGATGCCGGTGATGATGCCGGACATCGCGGTCGGGATGACGATCTTGACGATGGTCTTCCACTTCGGGATGCCCAGCGCGTACGACGCTTCGCGAAGTTCGTCGGGGACGATCTTCAGCAGTTCTTCCGTGGTCCGCACGACGACCGGGATCATCAGCAGCACCAAGGCAAGCGACACCGCGAAGGCGCTTCGCGGCATGCCCATCGTGGTGATCCACAGGGCGTAGATGAACAGCGCGGCGACGATCGACGGGACACCCGAGAGGATGTCGACGGTGAAGGTGACCGCGCGCGCCAGGCGCGAGTTCTTGCCGTACTCCACCAGGTACACCGCCACCATGATGGCGATGGGGACCGCGATGACCGCGCAGATCAGTCCTTGCAGCAGGGTGCCGAGGATCGCGTGGTAGACCCCGCCGCCGAACTGGCGCGACGTCAGGCCCGCCAGCGACTTCTGCCACCAGTCCGCGGTGAGGACGTGCTGGAAGCCCTTCGAGATGACCGTGAAGAGCAGCCACACCAGCGGCGCGAGGGCGAGGACGAAGGTCGATCCGACGAGGATCGTCGCGGCCTGGTTCTTCAGCTTGCGCCCAGTGCTGAGCTGCTGGAACGCCGGCGCCTTCGCGGGCCGGTCCAGGCTGGTCGCGGTAGTCATCATTCGTACTCCTTGTGACCCGCGATGATGGACCGAGCGAAGGCGTTGACGATGAAGGTCAGGACGAACAGCACCAGGCCCGCGGCGATGTACGCGCCCGCGCCGCGCGGGTCGTTGAACTCCTGCGCCGCGCGCGCGATCTTCGAGGCGATGGTGTCGCCGCCGTCGAAGAGGCTGAAGCTGAAGTTCGTCGTCGTCGAGCTGAGGATGATCATCACGGCGATGGTCTCGCCGAGGGCGCGGCCCAGGCCCAGCATCGACGCGCTGATGTAGCCCGCCTTGCCGAACGGCAGGACCGTGGTCCGGATGACCTCCCACTTGGTGGCCCCGAGCGCGAGCGCGCCCTCGACCTGCATCGTGGGTGTGCGGTCGAAGACCTCGCGGCTGATCGCGGTGATGATCGGCAGCAGCATCACCGCGAGGACGATGCTCGCGGTGAAGATCGTCTGCCCGATGCCGAGGTCGGAGCTGCCCTTGGCGAAGATCGGCAGGAAGCCCAGGTTCGCGTTGAGCCAGACGCTGAACGGCGCGATCGCGGGCGCGAGGACGTAGGCGCCCCAGAGGCCGTAGATGATCGACGGCACCGCGGCCAGCAGGTCGACGATGTAGGAGAACGGCCGGGCCAGCCTGCGCGGCGCGTACTGGGTGAGGAACAGCGCGATGCCCAGCGAGACCGGCATCGCGATCAGCAGGGCGAAGACCGAGCTGAACACGGTCACCAGCAGCAGGTCGAGGACACCGAAGGCCAGGTCGCCCGGTTCGGCGTTCCACTCGCGGCTGAACAGGAAGTTGGACTGGTTCTCCATCAGTGACGGGATCGCCTGGATCAGCAGGAAGACGCCGATCAGGACGATCATCGCGACCACGAAGACACCGGAGCCGACGGTCAGCGCCTTGAAGATCCGGTCGCCCGGGCGGGTGATCACCTTGGCAGGCGCGGCAGGCCCTGGAGGGGGTCCGCCCGCACCCTGCTCGTTGGAAGAA is drawn from Actinokineospora alba and contains these coding sequences:
- a CDS encoding DUF3558 domain-containing protein: MLNRCEGEGNHVKRPLVLVAVLTLMLAGCSDKTPGSPTAQPEPTSSGSPSPTTKSSATKPSTDESPLKSVDPCDLLDASAMRTLGIAEPGEDATVGKSRGCQWRVDKGTTTDSYSIDVGLFETLGIKDVRGDGAPKPVTVGSRKAVQTLRGGGSGCAISIEVTEKSRVDVQAAGASGEKLCPAVLEAAKLVEPELP
- the pstB gene encoding phosphate ABC transporter ATP-binding protein PstB, which translates into the protein MAKRIDVKDLNLYYGKFHAVDKVSLAVPPRNVTAFIGPSGCGKSTVLRSLNRMHEVIPGARAEGKVLLDGEDIYASTVDPVSVRRTIGMVFQRPNPFPTMSIRDNVVAGLKLAGERDKRKLDEVAERALRGANLWAEVKDRLAKPGGGLSGGQQQRLCIARAIAVQPDVLLMDEPCSALDPISTLAIEDLIGELKKDYTIVIVTHNMQQAARVSDQTAFFNLAGVGQPGRLIEIDDTERIFSNPGQKATEDYISGRFG
- the pstA gene encoding phosphate ABC transporter permease PstA, whose protein sequence is MMTTATSLDRPAKAPAFQQLSTGRKLKNQAATILVGSTFVLALAPLVWLLFTVISKGFQHVLTADWWQKSLAGLTSRQFGGGVYHAILGTLLQGLICAVIAVPIAIMVAVYLVEYGKNSRLARAVTFTVDILSGVPSIVAALFIYALWITTMGMPRSAFAVSLALVLLMIPVVVRTTEELLKIVPDELREASYALGIPKWKTIVKIVIPTAMSGIITGISLAIARVMGETAPVLVLVGYTTFINYDPFGGSMSSLPLLMTSERLTTNEVGEARVWGAAVTLILIITVFNLLGSLISRLTSLKTK
- the pstC gene encoding phosphate ABC transporter permease subunit PstC; the protein is MITRPGDRIFKALTVGSGVFVVAMIVLIGVFLLIQAIPSLMENQSNFLFSREWNAEPGDLAFGVLDLLLVTVFSSVFALLIAMPVSLGIALFLTQYAPRRLARPFSYIVDLLAAVPSIIYGLWGAYVLAPAIAPFSVWLNANLGFLPIFAKGSSDLGIGQTIFTASIVLAVMLLPIITAISREVFDRTPTMQVEGALALGATKWEVIRTTVLPFGKAGYISASMLGLGRALGETIAVMIILSSTTTNFSFSLFDGGDTIASKIARAAQEFNDPRGAGAYIAAGLVLFVLTFIVNAFARSIIAGHKEYE